One Frankiaceae bacterium genomic window carries:
- a CDS encoding Ig-like domain-containing protein produces the protein MSRRHAATALAATSLLAALAPSNAEDAPLFPRLNCARQMNDPASDAKYTLQGSGASAVPRPSDTSVDPIDILNASLRSNETVLETYIGVKDATKAFAAYETAYSWEVTFENADGAKFTIAHMVTNPQYDTADVKPSNWQTYPTAKYQIGTSGGAILKDVKARIQNNFVIVTVPLTEIQRGFADPIRQGITEVTKVSASSYAHIPNTGPASQRPADSATSTVTYQFGDEYCFGPPPAALSALTLPKVQYTDSVKLTAKLASEAGEALAGKQVEFAVDGLAAPLKGTTNAAGLVTVTFKPTSRAGTYPVVARFRGDETHGKTLLSGEILVLAENTRFNTLSVAKPTTTTRRVTATLVDDDKRAVAGQKVVWYVNGKKATTQTTNSKGQVVLTTAKPGQTVHAVFTAVAGKFNTATAKAVKV, from the coding sequence ATGTCGCGCCGCCACGCAGCGACGGCCCTCGCGGCGACGAGCCTGCTCGCCGCCCTCGCGCCGTCGAACGCCGAAGATGCCCCCCTGTTCCCGCGGCTCAACTGCGCGCGGCAGATGAACGACCCGGCCTCGGACGCGAAGTACACGCTCCAGGGGTCCGGCGCGAGCGCGGTCCCGCGGCCCAGTGACACGTCCGTCGACCCGATCGACATCCTCAACGCGTCGCTGCGCTCCAACGAGACCGTCCTCGAGACGTACATCGGCGTGAAGGACGCCACCAAGGCGTTCGCGGCGTACGAGACCGCGTACTCGTGGGAGGTGACCTTCGAGAACGCCGACGGCGCCAAGTTCACGATCGCGCACATGGTCACGAACCCGCAGTACGACACCGCCGACGTCAAGCCGTCGAACTGGCAGACGTACCCGACGGCGAAGTACCAGATCGGGACGAGCGGCGGCGCGATCCTCAAGGACGTCAAGGCCCGCATCCAGAACAACTTCGTCATCGTCACCGTGCCGCTGACCGAGATCCAGCGCGGCTTCGCCGACCCGATCCGGCAGGGCATCACCGAGGTCACCAAGGTGAGCGCGTCGTCGTACGCGCACATCCCCAACACCGGTCCGGCCAGCCAGCGCCCCGCCGACTCGGCGACGAGCACGGTGACCTACCAGTTCGGCGACGAGTACTGCTTCGGCCCGCCGCCGGCGGCGCTGAGCGCGCTCACCCTCCCGAAGGTCCAGTACACCGACTCGGTGAAGCTCACCGCCAAGCTCGCCAGCGAGGCCGGTGAGGCCCTCGCGGGCAAGCAGGTCGAGTTCGCGGTCGACGGCCTGGCCGCGCCGCTCAAGGGGACGACGAACGCCGCCGGCCTCGTCACCGTGACGTTCAAGCCGACGAGCCGCGCCGGGACGTACCCCGTCGTCGCGCGCTTCCGCGGCGACGAGACGCACGGCAAGACCCTGCTCTCCGGCGAGATCCTCGTGCTGGCGGAGAACACCCGGTTCAACACCCTCTCCGTCGCCAAGCCGACGACGACGACCCGCCGCGTCACCGCGACGCTCGTCGACGACGACAAGCGCGCCGTCGCCGGCCAGAAGGTCGTCTGGTACGTCAACGGCAAGAAGGCGACCACGCAGACGACGAACTCCAAGGGCCAGGTCGTCCTCACCACCGCCAAGCCCGGCCAGACGGTGCACGCCGTGTTCACCGCGGTGGCGGGCAAGTTCAACACGGCGACCGCGAAGGCCGTGAAGGTCTAG